In a single window of the Mus musculus strain C57BL/6J chromosome 6, GRCm38.p6 C57BL/6J genome:
- the Klra5 gene encoding killer cell lectin-like receptor 5 isoform X2, which yields MSEPEVTYSTVRLHKSSGLQRLVSHEEIQGPGEAGYRIFQYSQHKQEIHETLNHNHNCSNMQSDIKLKEEMLRNKSIDCSPGEELLESLNREQNRWYSETKTDLDSSQDTGTGVKHWFCYGTKCFYFIMSKNTWSGCKQTCQHYSLPLVKIEDEDELKFLQFQVISDSYWIGLSYDKKKKQWAWIDNGPSKLDMKTRKMNFKPGGCIFLSKTRLEDTNCNNSYFCICGKKLDHFPG from the exons ATGAGTGAACCAGAGGTCACTTACTCAACTGTGAGACTTCATAAGTCTTCAGGGTTGCAGAGACTAGTGAGCCATGAGGAGATTCAAGGGCCCGGAGAAGCTGGCTACAGAA TTTTTCAGTATAGTCAACACAAACAAGAAATCCACGAAACTCTAAACCACAACCATAACTGCAGCAACATGCAAAGTGACATCAAATTAAAGGAAGAAATGTTGAGAAATAAGTCTATAGATTGCAGTCCAGGTGAGGAACTTCTGGAATCCCTCAACAGAGAACAGAACAGATGGTACAGTGAAACCAAGACAGATTTAGATTCCTCACAAGACAcag GGACAGGTGTTAAACACTGGTTCTGCTATGGtactaaatgtttttatttcatcaTGAGCAAAAATACATGGAGTGGATGTAAACAGACCTGCCAGCATTACAGCTTACCCCTTGTGAAgatagaagatgaagatgaactg AAATTCCTTCAGTTCCAGGTTATTTCAGACAGTTACTGGATTGGATTGTCatatgataagaaaaaaaagcaatgggCATGGATTGACAATGGCCCATCTAAACT TGACATGAAAACAAGGAAAATGAACTTTAAGCCTGGAGGTTGTATATTTTTATCTAAAACAAGACTAGAAGATACTAACTGTAATAATTCCTACTTCTGCATTTGTGGGAAGAAACTGGATCATTTCCCTGGTTAA
- the Klra5 gene encoding killer cell lectin-like receptor 5 isoform X1 yields MSEPEVTYSTVRLHKSSGLQRLVSHEEIQGPGEAGYRKCSVPWQLTVRSLGIFCFLLLVTVAVLAVKIFQYSQHKQEIHETLNHNHNCSNMQSDIKLKEEMLRNKSIDCSPGEELLESLNREQNRWYSETKTDLDSSQDTGTGVKHWFCYGTKCFYFIMSKNTWSGCKQTCQHYSLPLVKIEDEDELKFLQFQVISDSYWIGLSYDKKKKQWAWIDNGPSKLDMKTRKMNFKPGGCIFLSKTRLEDTNCNNSYFCICGKKLDHFPG; encoded by the exons ATGAGTGAACCAGAGGTCACTTACTCAACTGTGAGACTTCATAAGTCTTCAGGGTTGCAGAGACTAGTGAGCCATGAGGAGATTCAAGGGCCCGGAGAAGCTGGCTACAGAA agtGTTCAGTACCCTGGCAGCTCACTGTGAGATCGCTTGGaatcttctgtttccttcttctaGTAACAGTTGCAGTGTTGGCAGTAAAGA TTTTTCAGTATAGTCAACACAAACAAGAAATCCACGAAACTCTAAACCACAACCATAACTGCAGCAACATGCAAAGTGACATCAAATTAAAGGAAGAAATGTTGAGAAATAAGTCTATAGATTGCAGTCCAGGTGAGGAACTTCTGGAATCCCTCAACAGAGAACAGAACAGATGGTACAGTGAAACCAAGACAGATTTAGATTCCTCACAAGACAcag GGACAGGTGTTAAACACTGGTTCTGCTATGGtactaaatgtttttatttcatcaTGAGCAAAAATACATGGAGTGGATGTAAACAGACCTGCCAGCATTACAGCTTACCCCTTGTGAAgatagaagatgaagatgaactg AAATTCCTTCAGTTCCAGGTTATTTCAGACAGTTACTGGATTGGATTGTCatatgataagaaaaaaaagcaatgggCATGGATTGACAATGGCCCATCTAAACT TGACATGAAAACAAGGAAAATGAACTTTAAGCCTGGAGGTTGTATATTTTTATCTAAAACAAGACTAGAAGATACTAACTGTAATAATTCCTACTTCTGCATTTGTGGGAAGAAACTGGATCATTTCCCTGGTTAA